A region of Peromyscus eremicus chromosome 17, PerEre_H2_v1, whole genome shotgun sequence DNA encodes the following proteins:
- the Hmgb2 gene encoding high mobility group protein B2, producing the protein MGKGDPNKPRGKMSSYAFFVQTCREEHKKKHPDSSVNFAEFSKKCSERWKTMSAKEKSKFEDLAKSDKARYDREMKNYVPPKGDKKGKKKDPNAPKRPPSAFFLFCSEHRPKIKSEHPGLSIGDTAKKLGEMWSEQSAKDKQPYEQKAAKLKEKYEKDIAAYRAKGKSEAGKKGPGRPTGSKKKNEPEDEEEEEEEEDEDDEEEDEDEE; encoded by the exons ATGGGCAAGGGAGACCCCAACAAGCCGCGGGGCAAGATGTCCTCGTACGCCTTCTTCGTGCAGACGTGCCGGGAGGAGCACAAGAAGAAGCACCCGGACTCGTCGGTCAACTTCGCCGAGTTCTCCAAGAAGTGCTCGGAGAGATGGAAG ACCATGTCCGCAAAGGAAAAGTCGAAGTTCGAAGATTTGGCCAAGAGCGACAAAGCTCGTTATGACAGGGAGATGAAGAATTATGTTCCTCCCAAAGGtgataagaaaggaaagaaaaaggatcCTAATGCTCCAAAAAGACCGCC gtctgccttcttcctgttttGCTCTGAACATCGTCCAAAGATCAAAAGTGAACACCCAGGCCTGTCTATTGGAGATACTGCAAAAAAATTGGGTGAGATGTGGTCTGAACAGTCTGCCAAAGATAAACAACCCTATGAGCAGAAAGCAGCTAAACTAAAGGAGAAGTATGAAAAG GATATTGCTGCATACCGTGCCAAGGGCAAAAGTGAAGCAGGAAAGAAGGGTCCTGGTAGGCCAACAGGCTCAAAGAAGAAGAATGAaccagaagatgaggaagaagaggaggaggaggaagacgaagatgatgaggaggaggatgaagatgaAGAATAA